A window from uncultured Desulfobacter sp. encodes these proteins:
- a CDS encoding PEP/pyruvate-binding domain-containing protein: MDKITQKMNVGSEFSKPLGVQVSRILFICRPYLWPGLKADIHPSPWEITHAECMNEAAALLGNAKFDLVFIDVGVLDVDTGVAIPQLKVLCPGVPVILLVPPGHGTARLVKQGADHMFIWPGTPEHFHAMVRFTEDQHCQETTRRAVLLVEDSFEYTSFFLLGVYNGIDAAFPGDRLPRLVLADSHETAMARFRELGERLDCVISDTRLPRQGKASPEAGIDVLSAIHREMPGLPIMLMSAESTNKTMAQSIPAPFLDKNGRRPDRILHDFFCSLAMDRPVPGPSTCTKDSYPVQTVSDGITRIGRGSLGGKARGLAFLAQTLNRRPDLGAACPEMVVNIPDTLVLCTDIFDDFIRDNRLERLADRPLAELVQAFIDAPLPREVLRHLEAFPVAACVPLAVRSSSLLEDAVTHPCTGVYKTYMIPNTHADPDIRLAQLATAVKLVYASACYKKARAFVRSTTARPFRDSMAVMIQAAAGSRHNDFFYPALSGAAQSLNFYPTANAKAHEGIVNLALGFGQTLAQGEQSFRVSPKHPQATPQFAGPRDFLEKTQNRFYALRVAGCPETLRFGFCSNLERRDLTGAIEEAPVKALASTYVPAEDRIRDSWYCKGPKVITFAQVLKYGSPPIIPLINDLMAALADEAGAPMELEFAADLPGKSGGSWTISLLQARPMSSPREARLITRKDFDDAVCVSTSALGNCTLDTIRDIVYVNPETFERGKTLDMAQQISRINAELAKTNRRFLLAGPGRWGSSDPWLGIPVQWQQISGAGAIVEIRDGTIHADASGGSHFFNAITARGVPYITVNPEALDRIDLEHLSGCRTVRDEGFIRHLRLNRPLLIKVDGKHSRSVIMNA; this comes from the coding sequence ATGGATAAGATTACCCAAAAAATGAACGTCGGATCTGAATTTTCAAAGCCTTTAGGTGTTCAGGTCAGCAGGATACTCTTTATTTGCCGGCCTTACCTTTGGCCGGGGCTGAAAGCCGATATTCATCCCTCCCCCTGGGAGATCACCCATGCGGAGTGTATGAACGAGGCCGCCGCACTGCTTGGCAACGCGAAATTTGATCTTGTTTTTATTGATGTTGGGGTGCTGGATGTCGACACAGGGGTGGCGATACCACAGCTTAAAGTTCTTTGCCCCGGGGTACCGGTTATACTTCTGGTGCCGCCGGGCCATGGCACAGCTCGGTTGGTGAAACAGGGTGCTGACCACATGTTTATCTGGCCCGGAACACCGGAACACTTCCATGCCATGGTTCGTTTTACTGAGGATCAGCACTGTCAGGAGACCACCCGCCGTGCAGTGCTCCTGGTGGAAGACAGTTTTGAATACACCTCGTTTTTTCTTCTTGGGGTATATAACGGTATTGATGCGGCGTTCCCCGGTGACAGGCTGCCCAGGCTTGTTCTGGCCGATTCCCATGAAACAGCCATGGCGCGGTTCCGGGAATTGGGCGAACGCCTTGACTGTGTTATTTCCGATACCCGGCTTCCCCGGCAGGGAAAAGCGTCGCCCGAAGCCGGCATTGACGTCCTGTCGGCCATTCACAGGGAAATGCCAGGTCTTCCCATCATGCTCATGAGTGCGGAAAGCACAAACAAAACAATGGCCCAGAGCATTCCGGCCCCTTTTCTGGATAAAAATGGCCGCCGCCCGGACCGGATACTTCATGATTTTTTTTGCAGCCTGGCCATGGACCGCCCTGTCCCGGGGCCAAGCACCTGCACCAAAGATTCGTATCCGGTTCAAACCGTTTCTGACGGGATTACCCGAATCGGACGCGGATCCCTCGGTGGTAAAGCCCGGGGCCTGGCCTTTCTGGCCCAGACCCTTAACCGTCGGCCCGACCTTGGAGCGGCCTGCCCGGAAATGGTCGTCAACATCCCTGATACCCTGGTCCTCTGCACGGATATTTTTGATGACTTTATCCGGGACAACAGGCTGGAAAGACTTGCCGACCGACCCCTTGCTGAGTTGGTCCAGGCATTCATTGACGCTCCGCTGCCCCGGGAGGTGCTCCGGCATTTGGAGGCCTTTCCGGTCGCAGCCTGTGTTCCCCTTGCCGTACGCTCCTCCAGCCTTCTGGAAGATGCTGTCACCCATCCGTGCACCGGGGTGTACAAAACCTATATGATCCCCAATACCCATGCCGATCCTGACATCCGCCTGGCCCAACTTGCCACGGCCGTTAAGCTGGTCTATGCCTCAGCCTGCTATAAAAAAGCCCGGGCCTTTGTTCGCAGCACAACAGCCCGGCCCTTCAGGGACAGCATGGCTGTTATGATCCAGGCTGCGGCCGGCAGCCGGCACAACGATTTCTTTTACCCGGCCCTTTCGGGCGCGGCCCAGTCCCTGAACTTTTATCCGACTGCCAATGCCAAAGCCCATGAGGGTATCGTGAATCTGGCGCTGGGGTTCGGCCAGACCCTGGCCCAGGGGGAGCAAAGTTTCAGGGTATCACCCAAACATCCCCAGGCCACGCCTCAATTTGCCGGCCCCAGGGATTTTCTGGAAAAAACCCAGAATCGTTTTTATGCCCTTAGAGTGGCAGGCTGCCCGGAGACCCTGCGTTTCGGCTTCTGCTCCAACCTGGAACGCCGGGATTTGACCGGGGCCATTGAAGAGGCCCCGGTCAAAGCGTTGGCATCAACCTATGTGCCTGCCGAAGACCGTATCCGGGATAGCTGGTACTGCAAGGGCCCCAAAGTAATCACCTTTGCCCAGGTCCTCAAGTACGGGTCACCGCCTATTATCCCTTTGATCAACGATCTGATGGCTGCGCTGGCAGATGAAGCCGGCGCGCCAATGGAATTGGAGTTTGCCGCCGATCTCCCCGGCAAATCAGGCGGTTCCTGGACAATTTCTTTGCTCCAGGCCCGGCCCATGTCCAGTCCCCGGGAGGCCCGTCTGATCACCAGAAAAGATTTTGATGACGCCGTCTGTGTCTCCACCTCGGCGTTGGGAAACTGCACCCTGGACACCATCCGGGACATTGTCTATGTCAATCCTGAAACCTTTGAACGGGGTAAGACGCTGGATATGGCGCAGCAGATCAGCCGAATTAATGCGGAACTGGCCAAAACCAACCGCCGGTTTCTGCTGGCCGGTCCAGGTCGCTGGGGATCATCGGATCCCTGGCTGGGCATCCCCGTGCAGTGGCAGCAGATCTCCGGTGCCGGTGCCATCGTGGAAATCCGGGACGGCACCATCCATGCAGATGCCTCCGGGGGCTCTCATTTTTTCAACGCCATCACGGCCCGGGGCGTTCCCTACATCACCGTGAATCCGGAAGCGTTGGACCGCATCGACCTGGAACACTTGAGCGGCTGCCGCACCGTCCGGGACGAAGGCTTCATTCGCCATCTGCGTCTGAATCGTCCCCTGTTGATAAAGGTCGATGGGAAACATTCCCGCAGTGTTATCATGAACGCTTAG
- the corA gene encoding magnesium/cobalt transporter CorA, giving the protein MPRFFKKSDKKAGSPPGLHIDGRDPSSSAPDIRVLIYSQETLETHQISNIEDVKPLIQQGKAAWIQITGTNDHFVFSKLGELFNIHTLTLEDMVNPAHPPKFEDFDNYYYITLKQLAFDPTTHEISETQVSMAVMENVVIFIQDKPSPCLKAVEKRLLAGRGNIRTAGPGYLAYALSDAVVDHSLDVIGQIASAVESVERDMLEDLNPDHLGQVHRLKREVIFFNKQMRPVRGAILGLMKSESPFVPDAVIRFYADILDHVNHILDSVASLQELLSSMLDFYMSAQGNRMNEVMATLTIISTIFIPLSFLAGVYGMNFKFMPELEWQWGYFVLLGVMAMISGAMVVFFKKKGWF; this is encoded by the coding sequence ATGCCCAGGTTTTTCAAAAAATCAGACAAAAAAGCCGGATCTCCCCCGGGTCTGCATATTGATGGCCGGGACCCATCGAGCTCAGCGCCTGATATCCGCGTTTTAATCTATTCCCAAGAAACCCTGGAAACCCACCAGATCTCGAATATTGAGGACGTTAAGCCATTAATTCAGCAGGGAAAGGCGGCATGGATTCAAATCACCGGCACAAATGACCATTTTGTATTTTCAAAGCTGGGGGAACTGTTCAACATCCATACCCTGACCCTGGAGGATATGGTCAATCCGGCACACCCTCCCAAATTTGAAGATTTTGACAATTACTATTATATCACGCTCAAACAACTGGCCTTTGATCCCACGACCCATGAGATATCAGAAACCCAGGTCAGTATGGCCGTTATGGAGAACGTGGTTATTTTTATCCAGGACAAACCCTCCCCCTGTCTTAAGGCCGTGGAGAAGAGGTTGCTGGCAGGCAGGGGAAACATACGAACGGCCGGACCGGGGTACCTGGCCTATGCCTTGAGTGATGCCGTGGTGGACCACTCCCTTGATGTGATCGGTCAGATTGCTTCGGCCGTGGAATCTGTCGAACGAGACATGCTCGAAGATTTAAATCCCGACCACCTTGGCCAGGTACACCGCCTAAAACGTGAGGTCATATTTTTCAATAAGCAGATGCGGCCGGTGCGCGGGGCAATTCTTGGTTTGATGAAGTCTGAATCCCCGTTTGTTCCAGATGCAGTGATCCGTTTTTATGCCGATATTTTGGATCACGTCAACCACATTCTGGATTCGGTCGCTTCGCTTCAAGAACTTTTGTCCAGCATGCTGGATTTTTATATGTCAGCCCAGGGCAACCGTATGAATGAGGTCATGGCAACCCTGACCATTATATCCACCATTTTTATTCCGTTGAGTTTTCTTGCCGGCGTATACGGCATGAATTTTAAATTTATGCCGGAGCTTGAATGGCAGTGGGGATATTTTGTGTTATTGGGGGTCATGGCGATGATCAGCGGTGCAATGGTTGTTTTTTTTAAAAAGAAAGGGTGGTTTTAA
- the gdhA gene encoding NADP-specific glutamate dehydrogenase, with protein sequence MSEELNKIIAKDPDQKEFHQAVQEVIETVQPVLDRNPEYRHAKILERLAEPERVVMFRVPWMDDTGTVQINRGYRIGMNSAIGPYKGGLRFHPSVNLSILKFLAFEQVFKNALTTLPMGGGKGGSDFDPKGKSDNEVMRFCQSFMSELYRHIGPNTDVPAGDIGVGGREIGYLFGQYKRLTNAFDPVLTGKGLDWGGSLIRPEATGYGAVYFAAEMLATRNGSIADKTCLVSGSGNVAQYTVEKILDMGGKAVTLSDSTGFIYDPTGIDRGKLAWVMELKNVRRGRIEEYAEKYPEAVYTKTDATLDYNPLWGIQADCAFPSATQNEINGKDAANLIENGVFVVSEGANMPSTPDAVDLFVDHKILYAPGKAANAGGVAVSGLEMSQNAVRRAWSREKVDMRLQGIMKSIHTACVDACTEYGEKGNYVAGANIAGFTKVVNAMLDQGLV encoded by the coding sequence ATGTCAGAAGAGCTGAATAAAATCATCGCCAAAGACCCCGATCAAAAAGAGTTTCACCAGGCTGTTCAGGAAGTGATCGAAACGGTTCAGCCGGTGCTGGACCGCAACCCCGAATACCGCCATGCCAAAATTCTGGAGCGCCTGGCCGAGCCCGAACGGGTGGTCATGTTCCGGGTGCCCTGGATGGACGACACCGGCACCGTTCAGATTAACCGCGGTTACCGCATCGGAATGAATTCGGCCATCGGACCCTACAAGGGCGGGCTGCGTTTCCACCCGTCGGTCAATCTGTCCATCCTCAAGTTCCTGGCCTTTGAGCAGGTGTTTAAAAACGCCCTGACCACTTTGCCTATGGGCGGCGGTAAAGGCGGGTCCGATTTTGACCCCAAGGGAAAATCCGACAATGAAGTCATGCGCTTCTGCCAGTCGTTCATGTCCGAACTCTACCGGCACATCGGACCGAATACCGACGTGCCCGCCGGGGACATCGGCGTGGGCGGCCGGGAGATCGGTTACCTTTTCGGACAGTACAAACGACTGACCAATGCATTTGACCCGGTGCTCACGGGCAAGGGTCTGGACTGGGGCGGCAGCCTCATCCGCCCGGAAGCCACGGGTTACGGTGCGGTCTATTTTGCCGCTGAAATGCTGGCCACCCGCAACGGCAGTATAGCGGACAAAACCTGCCTGGTTTCCGGTTCCGGCAACGTGGCCCAGTACACCGTGGAGAAAATTCTGGATATGGGCGGCAAAGCCGTCACCCTGTCGGACTCCACCGGATTCATTTACGACCCAACCGGCATTGACCGGGGGAAACTGGCCTGGGTCATGGAGTTGAAAAACGTCCGGCGGGGCCGCATCGAAGAGTATGCCGAAAAATATCCCGAAGCCGTTTACACCAAAACCGATGCCACCCTGGATTATAACCCCCTGTGGGGCATTCAGGCCGACTGCGCCTTTCCTTCGGCCACCCAGAACGAAATCAACGGCAAAGATGCGGCCAACCTTATTGAAAACGGGGTGTTTGTGGTATCCGAAGGGGCCAACATGCCCTCCACCCCGGATGCCGTCGACCTCTTTGTGGACCACAAAATCCTCTACGCCCCGGGCAAGGCGGCCAATGCCGGCGGGGTGGCTGTCTCCGGTCTGGAAATGTCCCAGAACGCCGTTCGCCGTGCCTGGAGCCGGGAAAAGGTGGACATGCGGCTGCAGGGCATCATGAAATCCATCCATACCGCCTGCGTGGACGCCTGTACCGAATACGGCGAGAAAGGCAACTACGTGGCCGGGGCCAACATTGCCGGCTTTACCAAGGTCGTCAACGCTATGCTGGATCAAGGTCTTGTATAG
- a CDS encoding mechanosensitive ion channel domain-containing protein: protein MFKLCVILFAGSIFFSGFGVAFAEPEETDSQQNSTSQLIDELGLILEKSLDSELTDLEKYKTRIASEEKDQMYLNAAYNGYRVQFSSFWNLLLSEDGSLARLQKSRAELKTAMADAQKMFQGLIPEEEALKQELAHLQNQKLLVDKQLAEIAKVKESTASAERNKNRAIEKTATRLAKALKEKEDLVSRLDQIYKDRLDKQAEIKKTYTALDAQFEKVIEEKNAKGLFERTKKDARFRAVNSLKEEFNTLVELLYTVSNPQFWISKAEQLWQDAELLAVSFFFVMAIVLVILRRIKKEALGLTNLPVAQKLGTWHLTAADLLAMSIVPAGTALTIFLYSRLDRMALVSRAFGEAALVIIILLASKWIRRALKTVLVDAVGGASNARHLTCLTRAITVFILAYGVFHDTVGQSSGLLILLRMTSAFIMVVWILKTWRDVNFYMLQSPRENPLDRNQLIRLLTTKYGLLLISGISLMLDMTGYELLASHWVLSWIKSLVIFFWWTIFFHQLLEWDLYYREQSHTRTEDFMYDDYPVQWLIIRAGQFFWMVTLLIVLLLIWGDPQTVLGHLYKVLAVPLGIGSMQFSFLGAIFAGLVIIFTYALVRIWKWLFQKKFLSRSGMAQGLQESITTISAYIIWAIGFLIALHVFGLNTASLAVAFGALGIGIGFGMQNIVNNFISGIILLFERPIQVGDDVEVNGTWARVRKINVRSTVVQTYDNASLIIPNADLISNQVTNWSFKDKRIRRKISVGVAYGSDIELVRTILLQIAQDAPNVLRYPRPDVIFTDFGDSALVFVLRLWTDIDHMLEVDTDVRFRIDKLFRENNIEISFPQRDIHIRSIEGTDRFFPAKTPAPQNPEQGNESDD, encoded by the coding sequence ATGTTCAAATTATGTGTAATCCTGTTTGCCGGATCAATTTTCTTCAGTGGCTTTGGTGTTGCGTTTGCGGAACCCGAGGAAACAGATTCCCAGCAAAATTCGACATCCCAGCTGATTGATGAACTGGGTTTAATTCTTGAGAAGTCACTGGATTCTGAACTCACTGACCTTGAAAAATATAAAACCCGTATAGCAAGCGAAGAAAAGGACCAGATGTACCTGAACGCCGCCTATAATGGGTATCGGGTCCAGTTTTCATCTTTCTGGAATTTGCTGCTGTCAGAAGATGGCAGTCTTGCCCGGCTGCAGAAAAGCAGGGCCGAACTGAAAACCGCCATGGCAGACGCCCAGAAGATGTTTCAGGGCCTGATACCCGAGGAAGAGGCGTTGAAACAAGAGCTTGCGCATCTGCAAAATCAAAAACTGCTTGTGGACAAACAACTGGCAGAAATTGCAAAAGTTAAAGAAAGCACAGCGTCTGCTGAAAGAAACAAAAACCGGGCCATTGAAAAAACGGCAACCCGCCTGGCAAAAGCGCTCAAGGAAAAAGAGGATCTGGTGTCCCGGCTGGATCAAATATACAAGGACCGTCTGGACAAACAGGCGGAAATAAAAAAAACATATACAGCCTTGGATGCACAATTTGAAAAAGTCATTGAGGAAAAAAATGCAAAGGGGTTGTTTGAACGAACAAAAAAAGATGCGCGGTTTCGTGCCGTCAATTCCCTTAAAGAGGAATTCAACACCCTGGTTGAACTGCTCTATACTGTTTCGAATCCCCAATTCTGGATATCAAAAGCAGAGCAATTGTGGCAGGATGCGGAGCTTTTGGCGGTATCATTTTTCTTTGTCATGGCCATTGTGCTTGTCATCCTAAGACGAATCAAAAAAGAGGCGTTGGGATTAACCAATCTGCCGGTTGCTCAAAAGCTTGGCACCTGGCATCTGACGGCAGCAGATCTGCTGGCCATGTCCATTGTTCCGGCGGGGACCGCCTTGACGATTTTTCTGTACAGCCGTCTGGACCGAATGGCGCTGGTCTCCAGGGCTTTTGGGGAGGCCGCCCTGGTAATAATCATTCTCCTGGCATCCAAGTGGATCCGCCGGGCGTTGAAAACAGTTCTTGTTGATGCCGTGGGCGGTGCGTCCAATGCCCGGCATCTGACCTGCCTCACCCGTGCAATTACTGTTTTTATTCTTGCCTACGGGGTGTTCCATGACACTGTGGGGCAAAGTTCAGGGCTACTGATTTTGCTGCGCATGACCAGTGCATTTATCATGGTTGTCTGGATCCTGAAAACCTGGCGTGATGTCAATTTTTACATGCTTCAATCCCCGAGAGAAAATCCCCTGGACAGAAATCAGCTGATCCGGCTTTTGACCACAAAATACGGTCTGCTTCTTATTTCCGGCATTTCACTCATGCTGGACATGACCGGTTATGAACTGCTGGCCTCCCACTGGGTGCTGTCCTGGATTAAGAGTCTTGTGATTTTTTTCTGGTGGACAATTTTCTTTCACCAGCTTCTGGAATGGGATCTTTACTACAGAGAGCAAAGCCATACCCGAACCGAAGACTTTATGTATGACGACTATCCTGTCCAGTGGCTGATCATCCGGGCAGGTCAATTTTTCTGGATGGTGACGCTTTTAATTGTTCTACTGTTGATTTGGGGTGATCCCCAGACCGTATTGGGCCATCTGTACAAGGTTCTGGCCGTCCCATTGGGCATCGGCAGCATGCAGTTCAGCTTTTTAGGAGCAATTTTTGCCGGACTCGTAATTATTTTCACCTATGCCCTGGTGCGGATATGGAAATGGCTGTTCCAGAAAAAATTTTTGAGCCGTTCGGGCATGGCCCAGGGTCTGCAGGAGTCCATTACAACCATATCCGCTTATATTATCTGGGCCATCGGCTTTCTCATCGCCCTGCACGTCTTTGGGCTGAACACGGCGTCCCTGGCTGTTGCCTTTGGTGCACTAGGTATTGGTATCGGATTTGGCATGCAGAATATCGTCAATAATTTTATATCCGGCATTATCCTGCTGTTTGAACGCCCCATTCAGGTGGGGGATGATGTGGAAGTCAACGGCACCTGGGCCAGGGTAAGAAAAATAAATGTCCGGTCCACAGTGGTGCAGACCTATGACAATGCCTCCCTGATTATTCCCAATGCCGATCTAATCAGCAACCAGGTAACCAACTGGAGCTTCAAGGACAAACGGATCCGCCGCAAAATCAGTGTGGGAGTGGCATATGGATCTGATATCGAACTAGTCAGAACGATTTTACTGCAGATTGCCCAGGACGCGCCCAATGTTCTTCGCTACCCGAGACCGGATGTAATTTTTACAGATTTTGGTGACAGTGCTCTGGTTTTCGTACTGCGGCTTTGGACAGATATCGACCATATGCTGGAGGTGGATACGGACGTCAGATTCAGGATCGATAAACTTTTCAGGGAAAACAACATAGAGATCAGCTTTCCCCAGCGGGATATTCATATCCGGTCCATTGAGGGGACTGATCGGTTTTTCCCTGCCAAAACACCGGCACCGCAAAATCCGGAACAGGGAAACGAATCCGATGATTGA